One window from the genome of Magnolia sinica isolate HGM2019 chromosome 4, MsV1, whole genome shotgun sequence encodes:
- the LOC131243516 gene encoding endoplasmin homolog, which yields MRKWTLPAALFFFLLLSLLPDQGRKLHANAEGNGDSEELVDPPKVEEKIGGAVPNGLSTDSDVVRREAESISRRSLRTNAEKFEFQAEVSRLMDILINSLYSNKDIFLRELISNASDALDKIRFLSLTDKEILGEGDTAKLEILIKLDKDKKVLSICDRGIGMTKEDLIKNLGTIAKSGTSAFLEKMQTGGDLNLIGQFGVGFYSVYLVADYVEVISKHNDDKQYVWESKADGAFAISEDTWNEPLGRGTEIRLHLREEAGEYLEESKLKELVKKYSEFINFPIYLWASKEADVEVPADEDESGEEGETSESSSSEDEETEEEDTEKKPKTKKVKETTYEWELLNDVKAIWLRSPKEVTDEEYTKFYHSIAKDFSDEKPLAWSHFTAEGDVEFKAVLFIPPKAPHDLYESYYNSNKSNLKLYVRRVFISDEFDELLPKYLSFLQGLVDSDTLPLNVSREMLQQHNSLKTIKKKLIRKALDMIRRIADEDPDESDDKDKTDVDKTSEDDEKKGKYAKFWNEFGKSIKLGIIEDASNRNRLAKLLRFESTKSGGKLASLDQYISRMKPGQKDIFYITGASKEQLEKSPFLERLTKKNYEVIFFTDPVDEYLMQYLMDYEDKKFQNVSKEGLKLGKESKNKDLKESFKELTNWWKDALASENVDSVKISNRLDNTPCVVVTSKYGWSANMERIMQSQTLSDASKQAYMRGKRVLEINPRHPIIKELRDRVIKDPQEEGVKQTARLIYQTALMESGFMLSDPKDFASHIYSSVKTSLNISPDAPVEEEDDTEEEVEADAKEADPKGDNAGAAVEDEADADSAKDEL from the exons GGAGGCAGAATCAATCTCTCGGAGATCTCTGCGGACTAATGCAGAGAAATTTGAGTTCCAGGCAGAGGTTTCACGGCTGATGGATATACTCATCAACTCGCTGTATAGCAACAAGGACATCTTCTTGAGAGAACTGATCTCTAATGCTTCTGAT GCATTGGATAAGATCAGATTTCTTTCGCTTACAGATAAGGAGATTTTGGGTGAAGGCGATACtgcaaagcttgagatcttg ATTAAATTAGACAAGGATAAGAAAGTGCTTTCTATTTGTGACCGAGGCATTGGAATGACAAAGGAAGATCTGATCAAGAACTTAGGAACAATAGCAAAATCTGGAACTTCAG CTTTTTTGGAGAAAATGCAGACAGGGGGTGATCTAAATCTGATTGGGCAATTTGGAGTTGGGTTTTACTCAGTATACCTGGTTGCCGACTATGTTGAAGTCATTAGCAAACACAATGATGACAAACA GTATGTATGGGAGTCAAAGGCTGATGGAGCTTTTGCAATTTCTGAAGATACATGGAATGAACCACTGGGACGTGGCACGGAAATCAGGCTTCATCTTAGAGAAGAAGCTGGTGAATATTTGGAGGAATCGAAATTAAAA GAGCTTGTGAAAAAGTATTCTGAATTTATCAACTTCCCCATATATCTCTGGGCAAGCAAAGAAGCAGACGTAGAGGTTCCTGCAGATGAAGATGAATCTGGGGAAGAAGGGGAAACAT CTGAAAGCAGCTCTTCAGAGGATGAAGAAACGGAAGAGGAAGATACCGAGAAAAAGCCAAAGACAAAGAAAGTGAAGGAAACAACTTATGAATGGGAGCTTTTGAATGATGTGAAAGCCATATGGCTGCGCAGTCCAAAGGAGGTGACTGATGAAGAATATACCAAATTCTACCACTCTATTGCAAAG GATTTTAGCGATGAAAAGCCATTGGCTTGGAGTCATTTTACTGCCGAAGGTGATGTAGAGTTCAAGGCTGTTCTTTTTATACCTCCTAAGGCTCCTCATGATCTTTATGAAAGTTACTACAACAGCAATAAGTCCAACTTGAAGTTGTATGTTAGACGGGTCTTCATATCAGATGAATTTGATGAGCTTCTACCCAAGTACCTGAGCTTTTTACAG GGTCTTGTTGATTCTGACACGTTGCCTCTTAACGTCTCACGAGAAATGCTTCAACAACACAACAGTCTGAAGACAATCAAGAAGAAACTCATCCGCAAGGCACTTGATATGATTCGTCGCATTGCAGATGAGGATCCTGATGAGTCTGATGACAAAGACAAGACAG ACGTGGATAAAACCAGCGAGGATGATGAGAAGAAGGGGAAATATGCCAAGTTCTGGAATGAGTTTGGCAAGTCCATAAAACTTGGCATCATAGAGGATGCTAGTAACAGAAATCGTCTTGCAAAGCTACTCAGATTTGAAAG TACCAAGTCTGGTGGGAAGCTGGCCTCTTTGGATCAGTACATTTCGAGAATGAAACCTGGGCAGAAGGACATATTTTACATAACAGGAGCCAGCAAGGAGCAATTGGAGAAATCCCCATTCCTTGAAAGGTTGACGAAGAAAAACTACGAG GTTATTTTCTTCACGGATCCAGTGGACGAATACCTAATGCAATACTTGATGGACTATGAAGACAAGAAATTCCAGAACGTGTCAAAAGAGGGCCTGAAACTTGGAAAGGAATCGAAGAACAAGGACCTTAAGGAGTCTTTCAAGGAGCTAACCAACTGGTGGAAAGACGCTCTTGCTAGTGAGAACGTGGATTCCGTGAAGATAAGCAACCGTTTGGATAACACTCCCTGTGTGGTGGTGACATCCAAGTACGGGTGGAGCGCAAACATGGAGAGGATCATGCAGTCGCAGACTCTCTCCGATGCCAGCAAGCAGGCATACATGCGAGGCAAGAGGGTGCTCGAGATCAACCCAAGGCATCCGATCATCAAGGAGCTTCGTGACAGAGTCATTAAGGACCCACAG GAGGAGGGTGTGAAGCAAACCGCCCGTCTGATTTACCAAACAGCACTGATGGAGAGCGGTTTCATGCTCAGTGATCCCAAAGATTTTGCTTCTCATATCTATAGCTCAGTCAAGACAAGTCTGAACATCAGCCCAGATGCTCCTGTGGAAGAGGAAGATGACAcagaggaagaggttgaggccgATGCCAAGGAAGCAGATCCCAAGGGGGACAATGCTGGTGCTGCTGTCGAAGATGAGGCAGATGCAGACTCCGCCAAGGACGAGTTGTAG